Proteins from a single region of Acidianus ambivalens:
- a CDS encoding valine--tRNA ligase — protein sequence MEEWPKHYNPAEIEPKWENLWLSKEYWEKVFRFDEKSNKPVFYIDTPPPFTSGELHMGHAYWVTIADAIARFKKLQGYNVLIPQGWDTQGLPTELKVQYKLGIPKENRELFLQKCIEWTNEMINRMKTAMIRLGYRPDWEDFEYKTYSPEYRKVIQKSLLDMYKMGIVKIKEGPVYWCPKCETAVAQSEVGYLEKEGVLVYIGFPLKDGGEIVIATTRPELLAATQAIVVNPTDERYKDLIGKTAIVPIFNKEVKIMADEAVEKDFGTGAVMVSTYGDPQDIKWKLKYNLPSTEIIDNKGRIKGTGILDGLTVAQARQKMIEILKEKGYVRRIEKIKHNVLSHTERSDCLSPIEFLTKKQIYIDVLKFKDKLLEEYKKMQFKPSRMSYYLEEWIKSLEWDWNISRQRVYGTPLPFWYCDNNHLIPAKEEDLPVDPTKTKPPYEKCPYCGLPLKPVTDVADVWIDSSVTVIYLSGFYTNKERFAKAFPASLRLQGTDIIRTWLFYTFFRTLMLTGNVPFKQVLINGQVLGPDGSRMSKSKGNVVSPLERVNEFGADAIRMTLLDASIGEDFPFKWDNVRGKKLLLQKLWNASRLSYPFIHGKNISKPNYLHVLDKWILIKHKKFVKKAIEAYNSYDFYIIIDELYNYFWETVADEYLELIKYRLFNEDQSALYTLRRLLKDIIILLHPIVPHITEEIYSRLFGDKISVLLEELPNVDDIEEDNEAEKIGDYVKKFNSMVRTSKIKNKMSIVTPVNVKLYASNEMIESIKKVENDVKITLKINSLEYIPSQDREEVVIEKAENQPMGV from the coding sequence ATGGAAGAATGGCCAAAGCATTATAACCCTGCAGAAATTGAGCCTAAGTGGGAAAATCTTTGGTTAAGTAAGGAATACTGGGAAAAGGTATTTCGTTTTGATGAGAAAAGTAACAAACCAGTTTTCTACATAGATACTCCCCCACCATTTACTAGTGGAGAACTCCACATGGGACATGCATACTGGGTGACAATTGCCGACGCAATTGCAAGGTTTAAGAAGCTTCAAGGATACAATGTTCTAATTCCGCAAGGGTGGGATACTCAAGGTTTACCTACTGAATTAAAAGTTCAATATAAGCTAGGTATACCTAAGGAAAATAGAGAATTATTCTTACAAAAATGTATAGAATGGACCAACGAAATGATAAATAGAATGAAAACAGCAATGATAAGACTAGGCTATAGGCCAGACTGGGAAGACTTTGAATACAAAACGTATTCACCAGAATATAGAAAAGTTATACAGAAAAGTTTACTAGATATGTATAAAATGGGAATAGTAAAAATTAAAGAAGGACCAGTATATTGGTGTCCAAAATGTGAAACTGCAGTAGCACAAAGCGAAGTAGGATATCTAGAGAAAGAAGGAGTTCTCGTATACATAGGTTTTCCGTTAAAAGATGGAGGAGAAATAGTAATAGCAACTACCAGGCCAGAACTACTTGCAGCTACTCAAGCAATTGTAGTAAATCCAACAGATGAAAGATATAAGGATCTTATAGGAAAGACTGCAATAGTTCCAATATTTAATAAAGAAGTTAAAATAATGGCAGACGAAGCAGTAGAGAAGGACTTTGGTACTGGAGCCGTAATGGTAAGTACTTATGGTGATCCACAAGATATAAAATGGAAACTCAAGTACAATTTACCATCAACTGAAATTATTGATAATAAAGGTAGAATAAAAGGAACTGGAATACTTGATGGGCTAACAGTTGCACAGGCCAGGCAAAAAATGATTGAAATACTAAAGGAGAAAGGATATGTGAGAAGAATAGAAAAGATTAAGCATAACGTGCTCTCTCACACTGAAAGAAGCGATTGCTTATCTCCTATAGAATTTTTAACTAAGAAGCAAATTTATATAGATGTGTTAAAATTCAAGGATAAGCTTCTTGAAGAGTACAAAAAGATGCAATTTAAGCCCTCAAGAATGTCCTACTATTTAGAAGAATGGATAAAGAGTTTAGAATGGGATTGGAACATAAGTAGGCAAAGAGTTTACGGTACTCCACTACCCTTCTGGTATTGCGATAATAACCACTTAATTCCGGCTAAAGAAGAAGATTTACCAGTAGATCCAACAAAAACTAAACCACCGTATGAAAAATGTCCTTACTGTGGATTGCCATTAAAACCAGTAACCGACGTTGCAGATGTTTGGATAGATTCTAGCGTTACCGTGATATACTTATCAGGATTTTATACTAATAAGGAAAGATTCGCTAAAGCTTTCCCAGCATCACTAAGACTTCAAGGTACAGATATAATTAGAACATGGTTATTCTATACGTTCTTTAGGACACTAATGCTCACCGGGAATGTACCATTCAAGCAAGTTCTTATAAACGGTCAAGTATTGGGACCCGACGGAAGCAGGATGAGTAAAAGCAAAGGTAATGTAGTTTCACCTTTAGAAAGGGTAAATGAGTTTGGAGCGGACGCAATAAGAATGACCTTACTAGATGCATCAATAGGGGAGGACTTCCCATTCAAATGGGATAATGTAAGAGGCAAAAAGTTATTATTACAAAAATTATGGAACGCAAGTAGGCTTTCTTATCCATTTATTCACGGAAAGAATATAAGTAAACCTAACTATCTTCATGTTTTAGATAAATGGATATTAATAAAGCATAAGAAGTTTGTCAAGAAAGCAATTGAGGCATATAACTCTTATGACTTTTACATCATAATAGACGAGCTTTATAACTATTTCTGGGAAACCGTAGCAGATGAGTACTTGGAACTTATAAAATATAGACTCTTTAACGAGGATCAATCAGCTCTATACACGCTAAGGAGATTATTAAAGGATATAATAATACTTCTGCACCCAATAGTTCCGCATATAACAGAAGAAATTTATTCAAGACTATTTGGAGATAAAATAAGCGTATTATTGGAAGAATTACCTAATGTTGACGATATAGAGGAAGATAACGAAGCTGAAAAAATAGGTGATTACGTAAAGAAATTCAACTCTATGGTGAGAACTTCAAAGATTAAAAATAAAATGTCAATAGTAACTCCAGTAAACGTAAAGCTTTACGCTAGTAATGAAATGATAGAGAGCATTAAGAAAGTGGAAAATGATGTAAAAATTACGCTTAAAATAAACTCGCTAGAATATATACCATCACAGGATAGAGAAGAAGTCGTAATTGAAAAAGCTGAAAATCAGCCCATGGGAGTTTAG